A portion of the Microlunatus phosphovorus NM-1 genome contains these proteins:
- a CDS encoding phosphotransferase, translating into MALTAEYEEVSFLAGAAGPSCWPFQATETGLRSAARLLRRIHDASLGWEPPVGAVWAVSPLQPFEVICHGGPGPWNMVWREGEAAGLFDWDFCHPGPRQEDVAYALEYLAPFRSDEVPARWHGFGQSPDRAGRVKVFCDEYGIETAGMTDAVIAVQRRDVDRVRTLALAGIEPQLSWVNDGYLDELWARIAWSEDHRHLFE; encoded by the coding sequence ATGGCGCTCACAGCTGAGTACGAGGAAGTCTCCTTCCTCGCGGGTGCAGCTGGCCCGTCCTGCTGGCCTTTCCAGGCAACGGAGACCGGGCTGCGGTCGGCAGCTCGGTTGCTGCGCCGGATCCACGATGCCTCCCTCGGCTGGGAACCACCGGTCGGCGCCGTCTGGGCTGTCTCGCCCCTTCAGCCGTTCGAGGTCATCTGCCATGGCGGTCCTGGACCATGGAACATGGTGTGGCGAGAGGGTGAGGCCGCGGGCCTGTTCGACTGGGACTTCTGCCACCCTGGACCGAGACAAGAAGACGTCGCCTACGCGCTGGAGTATCTCGCGCCCTTCCGCAGCGACGAGGTGCCCGCGCGATGGCACGGTTTCGGCCAGTCGCCCGACCGTGCGGGCCGTGTCAAAGTCTTCTGTGACGAGTACGGGATCGAGACGGCAGGCATGACGGACGCGGTCATCGCGGTTCAACGTCGGGACGTCGACCGAGTACGGACGCTGGCTTTGGCAGGGATCGAGCCTCAGCTGAGTTGGGTGAATGACGGATATCTGGACGAACTGTGGGCCCGCATCGCCTGGTCCGAGGATCACCGCCACCTCTTCGAGTGA
- a CDS encoding ABC transporter ATP-binding protein, which translates to MTAQSLPIAEPADVRRAAGRLVRADRVAFAAVVVTSCAAAAAGLLAPWLVGQIVNEVQAGSGVAAIDRWGLLVVVAAVAQFAIGYVARYLGYRFGERTSARLREQLTDRLMRLPARTVERAGAGDLTARATTDAGLVAFVLRDAAPEVLFALIQALIILIAVFLLSPLLGLVSVVALLAIPLVLRWYLRRARPAYLAESAANAEVADVLATTAAGARTVEALGLQQRRNDACTDAVSVARTAMLKTLRLRTVFFPTVDTSSALAVGAVFCVGGLLHLDQVISLGTVVAATLYLRQLSSPIDTILLWVETLQSSLASFARVEGLASQTRPVIAETATPVDERIVVADVCYAYDDTDVLHGVSLDVEPGEQLAVVGASGAGKTTLGRLIAGIDRPREGSVTVGGAVIADLPPERLREHVLLVTQEHHVFADPLRDNLAIAAPDASDDDLRAALRVVGADWVDELPDTLDTDLADHPLSGAQAQHIALARVLLANPHTLVLDEATALLDPNAARHTERALAATVKGRTVIAVAHRLHTARDADRIAVMDDGRITELGSHQELSEADGAYAALWRTWQGGQ; encoded by the coding sequence GTGACCGCCCAGTCGCTGCCGATCGCGGAGCCAGCCGACGTACGCCGGGCAGCCGGCCGACTGGTCAGGGCAGACCGAGTTGCGTTCGCCGCGGTTGTCGTCACCAGCTGCGCTGCCGCTGCGGCAGGTCTGCTGGCCCCATGGCTGGTCGGGCAAATCGTCAACGAGGTCCAAGCCGGCAGCGGCGTAGCCGCGATCGACCGGTGGGGTCTGCTGGTCGTCGTAGCTGCCGTCGCGCAGTTCGCGATCGGCTACGTCGCCCGCTATCTGGGCTACCGCTTCGGCGAGCGTACCTCCGCCCGACTCCGGGAGCAGTTGACCGACCGGCTGATGCGGCTGCCGGCCCGGACGGTGGAACGGGCAGGCGCCGGTGATCTGACGGCTCGTGCCACCACGGATGCCGGGCTGGTTGCCTTCGTGCTCCGCGACGCTGCCCCGGAGGTGCTGTTCGCGCTCATCCAGGCGCTGATCATCCTCATCGCTGTCTTCCTGCTGTCACCGCTGCTCGGCCTGGTCTCGGTGGTCGCGCTGCTGGCGATTCCCCTGGTGCTGCGCTGGTACCTGCGTCGCGCCCGTCCGGCGTACCTGGCCGAGAGCGCGGCCAACGCGGAGGTCGCCGATGTGCTGGCCACCACGGCGGCGGGGGCCCGCACCGTCGAGGCGCTCGGACTGCAGCAACGTCGCAACGACGCGTGTACCGACGCCGTCTCTGTGGCACGTACGGCCATGCTCAAGACGCTGCGACTGCGAACGGTGTTCTTCCCGACCGTCGACACGTCGAGCGCGCTCGCTGTCGGCGCCGTGTTCTGTGTGGGCGGTCTGCTCCATCTGGACCAGGTCATCAGCCTCGGCACCGTGGTCGCCGCGACCCTCTATCTCCGCCAGCTCAGCTCACCCATTGACACCATCTTGCTCTGGGTCGAGACGCTGCAAAGCAGCCTCGCCTCCTTTGCCCGCGTCGAAGGTCTGGCTTCCCAGACCCGGCCCGTCATCGCCGAGACTGCGACACCCGTCGATGAGCGAATCGTCGTCGCCGACGTCTGCTACGCCTATGACGACACCGACGTCTTGCACGGAGTCAGCCTCGACGTCGAGCCTGGCGAGCAGCTTGCTGTGGTCGGAGCATCCGGGGCCGGCAAGACCACTCTCGGTCGGCTCATCGCAGGCATCGATCGACCTCGCGAGGGCTCGGTCACCGTCGGCGGTGCGGTCATCGCGGATCTCCCACCGGAGCGACTCCGCGAGCACGTCCTCCTCGTCACCCAGGAGCATCACGTCTTCGCCGACCCGCTCCGCGACAACCTCGCCATCGCCGCCCCGGACGCCAGTGACGACGACCTCCGTGCTGCCCTTCGCGTCGTCGGCGCGGACTGGGTCGATGAGCTGCCGGACACGCTGGACACCGACCTCGCCGATCATCCGCTCAGCGGTGCCCAGGCGCAGCACATCGCCCTGGCCCGGGTGCTGCTCGCGAATCCGCACACCCTCGTCCTCGACGAGGCCACGGCCCTGCTCGATCCGAACGCCGCACGGCACACCGAACGTGCGCTCGCCGCAACGGTCAAAGGCCGGACCGTGATTGCCGTGGCGCACCGACTGCATACCGCCCGAGACGCCGACCGTATCGCCGTGATGGACGACGGCCGCATCACCGAACTCGGCAGCCACCAGGAGCTTTCGGAAGCCGACGGTGCCTATGCGGCACTGTGGCGAACGTGGCAGGGGGGCCAATAG
- a CDS encoding ATP-binding protein: MTGRLVLLCGKSFSGKSTVAASLADHLPGSVVSLDAINEERGLHGGDGIPLSEWARTNELAKQQALARLHKDETVIVDDTSSPRFLRDGWRSLCSSIGAPIALVFVDTSQEVTRQRLIDNRVTRHRGDVTDEVMAAHQESFEPPDEDEQAVLLATGSGPTDLDGLCTTLRGLLNQAG, encoded by the coding sequence ATGACCGGCCGGCTTGTGTTGCTCTGCGGGAAGTCCTTCTCAGGCAAGAGCACGGTAGCCGCGTCTCTCGCCGACCACCTCCCTGGTTCGGTCGTGAGCTTGGACGCGATCAACGAAGAGCGCGGACTCCATGGGGGCGATGGAATCCCGCTTTCGGAGTGGGCGCGAACCAACGAGCTGGCCAAGCAACAAGCTTTGGCGCGGCTGCACAAAGACGAGACGGTCATCGTCGACGACACCAGCTCGCCTCGATTCCTGCGTGACGGATGGCGATCGCTCTGCTCCTCAATAGGGGCGCCGATAGCCCTCGTATTCGTCGACACCTCGCAAGAGGTGACTCGTCAGCGGCTCATCGACAATCGAGTCACCCGGCATCGCGGCGACGTCACCGACGAGGTGATGGCGGCCCACCAGGAGAGCTTTGAGCCACCGGATGAAGACGAGCAGGCCGTACTACTAGCGACGGGGTCAGGCCCCACCGATCTCGACGGACTTTGCACGACGCTGCGAGGCCTCCTCAATCAAGCCGGTTGA
- a CDS encoding mycothiol transferase, translating into MGWTRVRLSEAAAAPSALSLMSLMQHLTNVERHWIRNRFGGRNLPMAYNDAFAPADPANAPSVYQRLREEWTASRATLAALDLEAVYVHPHHGPMSLRWLYIHLIREYAGHIGHADLLRQSIDGKTFS; encoded by the coding sequence CTGGGTTGGACCCGCGTCCGCCTCAGCGAAGCAGCTGCCGCTCCTTCCGCTCTCTCGCTGATGAGCCTTATGCAGCACTTGACCAACGTCGAGCGCCACTGGATTCGCAACCGCTTCGGCGGTCGCAACCTACCCATGGCGTACAACGACGCCTTCGCCCCCGCCGACCCAGCCAACGCCCCGTCCGTGTATCAGCGACTGCGCGAGGAATGGACGGCATCTCGGGCCACCCTGGCTGCGCTCGACCTCGAGGCTGTCTACGTCCATCCGCACCACGGACCGATGTCGCTCCGCTGGCTGTACATCCATCTGATCCGCGAGTACGCCGGTCACATCGGGCACGCCGACCTCCTCCGCCAGAGCATCGACGGCAAGACGTTCAGCTGA
- a CDS encoding serine hydrolase domain-containing protein codes for MELVCRGSFNSAPVHERTVFYGASVTKQIIGAAAARAVLRGVVNIDDPLAQWLPSLPPSMEAIRLDHLVHHTSGLPDLAEPTLGVPGSNAELLERFHQLDALKFAPGTRFAYNNAGYVVLAEALAQSLGQPIDEIAGELVMPLGLSDTRFGGPIVQLQGRPDPPGTVGDGGLWTSIHDLTLWLQACNEGALGAETHQLAEQGTTLAMDRQWTTPGASE; via the coding sequence ATGGAGCTTGTTTGTCGAGGCAGCTTCAATAGCGCTCCGGTCCACGAACGAACCGTGTTCTACGGCGCGTCAGTGACCAAGCAGATCATCGGAGCAGCCGCGGCACGGGCAGTGCTCCGAGGCGTCGTGAACATCGACGATCCGCTCGCTCAGTGGCTACCGAGTCTCCCTCCGTCAATGGAGGCGATCCGACTGGACCACCTCGTCCACCACACCTCCGGCCTTCCCGATCTCGCCGAACCCACGCTGGGTGTACCTGGCAGCAATGCCGAGCTCCTCGAGCGCTTCCACCAGCTCGATGCGCTGAAGTTCGCACCTGGAACGAGGTTCGCCTACAACAACGCCGGCTACGTCGTACTCGCCGAGGCCCTCGCTCAGAGCCTCGGCCAGCCCATTGACGAGATCGCAGGCGAGCTCGTGATGCCCTTGGGCCTGTCGGACACACGGTTCGGCGGGCCTATTGTCCAGCTGCAGGGCAGGCCCGACCCGCCGGGAACCGTCGGCGACGGCGGGCTGTGGACATCCATCCATGACCTGACCCTGTGGCTGCAGGCCTGCAACGAAGGCGCGCTTGGTGCCGAAACCCACCAACTCGCCGAGCAAGGGACGACGTTGGCGATGGATCGCCAGTGGACTACGCCTGGGGCGTCCGAGTAG
- the dnaE gene encoding DNA polymerase III subunit alpha, with the protein MSDSFVHLHVHSEYSMLDGAARVSDLFAGCERMGMPAIAVTDHGNLFGAYEFYKASKKSNVKPIVGIEAYVTPKTHRSERKRVRWGDGGGDDVSGGGAFTHMTLWAESTGGMHNLFRMGSRASLEGYFYKPRMDRELLKTYHDGLLATTGCPSGEVQTYLRLGKYDDAVASAAEFRDIFGKDNYYVELMDHGLSIENRVRADLLRIAKDLQLPLVATNDLHYAHQADASAHEVLLCVQSGSTMADTNRFKFDGDGYYLKSPAEMRALFAELPQACDTTLEIAERCDISFTEGAGTYMPRYPCPPGENEESWFVKEVETGLRRRFPLGIPDEVRKQAEFETGVIISMGFAGYFLVVADFINWAKENGIRVGPGRGSGAGSMAAYAMRITDLNPLDHGLIFERFLNPDRVSMPDFDIDFDERRRGEVIRYVTEKYGDDRVSQIVTYGTIKAKQAVKDASRVLGYPFAVGERITKAMPPPVMGKDVPLSGLFDPEHKRYNEGGEFRALVESDQEVAKVVETARGLEGLKRQWGVHAAGVIMSSEPLIDIIPIMRREQDGAIITQLDYPTCESLGLIKMDFLGLRNLTVLDDAVKNVKLNRDFDLVLEDLELNDPATYELLGRGDTLGVFQLDGGPMRSLLKLMRPDHFEDISAVLALYRPGPMGADSHTNYALRKNKRQDITPIHPELEEPLAEILGTTYGLIVYQEQVMAIAQKVAGYSLGQADLLRRAMGKKKKEILDAEFIPFSNGMKENGYADAAIKALWDILVPFSDYAFNKAHTAAYGLVSYWTAYLKANFPGEFMAALLTSVADDKDKMALYLGECRRMGIQVLPPDVNESAANFTPVGKDIRFGLTAIRNVGHNVVDGIVSARTEAGKAADFYGFLDAVPLPVCNKRVIESLIKAGAFDSMGHSRRALMTVYENAVDGVLDLKRNSAHGQDDLFGAGFGDEDDVAAMPLSTVPDLPDWDKRTKLAFEREMLGLYVSDHPLQGLEHILVAERDIGIGELMSDDGPREGMVTIAGMITSITRKTTKRGDIWAIVSVEDLEASIEVLLFPKAYELVSTVLATDVVVRVKGRVKSDDDSVSLNAQELTLPDVTEAPSGPVVISLPAVRCTPPVVQQLSDVLRSHPGTTEVRLKLVKPDKTILMRLDNQLRVTPSQPLMADLKALLGPSCLAASGRLETSGV; encoded by the coding sequence ATGTCGGATAGCTTCGTCCATCTCCACGTTCACTCCGAGTACTCGATGCTGGACGGAGCGGCCCGCGTCAGCGATCTGTTCGCCGGCTGCGAGCGGATGGGGATGCCGGCGATCGCGGTCACCGACCACGGCAACCTGTTCGGGGCGTACGAGTTCTACAAGGCCTCGAAGAAGTCCAACGTCAAGCCGATCGTCGGCATCGAGGCCTACGTCACCCCCAAGACGCACCGGTCCGAGCGGAAGCGGGTCCGCTGGGGCGACGGCGGCGGGGACGACGTCTCCGGCGGTGGTGCGTTCACCCACATGACGCTGTGGGCGGAGAGCACCGGCGGCATGCACAACCTGTTCCGGATGGGCTCGCGCGCCTCGCTCGAGGGCTACTTCTACAAGCCGCGGATGGACCGCGAGCTCCTGAAGACCTACCACGACGGGTTGCTGGCGACGACTGGCTGCCCCTCGGGCGAGGTCCAGACCTACCTCCGGTTGGGCAAGTACGACGACGCGGTCGCCAGCGCGGCGGAGTTCCGCGACATCTTCGGCAAGGACAACTACTACGTCGAGCTGATGGATCACGGGCTGTCCATCGAGAACCGGGTCCGCGCCGACCTGCTCAGGATCGCCAAGGATCTGCAGTTGCCGTTGGTGGCTACCAACGATCTGCACTATGCCCATCAAGCCGATGCCTCGGCGCACGAGGTGCTGCTCTGCGTCCAGTCCGGCTCCACGATGGCCGACACCAACCGGTTCAAATTCGACGGCGACGGCTACTACCTGAAGTCGCCGGCTGAGATGCGGGCGTTGTTCGCCGAGCTGCCGCAAGCGTGTGACACCACGCTGGAGATCGCCGAGCGCTGCGACATCTCCTTCACCGAGGGCGCCGGCACCTACATGCCGCGCTATCCCTGCCCGCCGGGGGAGAACGAGGAGTCCTGGTTCGTCAAGGAGGTCGAGACCGGGCTGCGCCGCCGGTTCCCGCTCGGCATCCCCGACGAGGTCCGCAAGCAGGCCGAGTTCGAGACCGGCGTCATCATCTCGATGGGCTTCGCCGGCTACTTCCTCGTCGTCGCCGACTTCATCAACTGGGCCAAGGAGAACGGCATCCGGGTCGGTCCCGGCCGTGGCTCGGGTGCCGGGTCGATGGCGGCGTACGCGATGCGGATCACGGATCTTAACCCGCTTGACCACGGTCTGATCTTCGAGCGGTTCCTCAACCCCGACCGCGTCTCGATGCCCGACTTCGACATCGACTTCGACGAGCGTCGGCGGGGCGAGGTGATTCGCTACGTCACCGAAAAGTACGGCGACGACCGGGTCAGCCAGATCGTCACGTACGGCACGATCAAGGCCAAGCAGGCCGTCAAGGACGCCTCCCGGGTGCTCGGCTACCCGTTCGCGGTCGGGGAGCGGATCACCAAGGCGATGCCGCCGCCGGTGATGGGCAAGGACGTTCCGCTCAGCGGGCTGTTCGATCCTGAGCACAAGCGCTACAACGAGGGCGGCGAGTTCCGCGCCCTCGTCGAGAGCGACCAAGAGGTCGCCAAGGTCGTCGAGACCGCGCGCGGTCTGGAGGGCCTGAAGCGACAGTGGGGCGTGCACGCCGCGGGCGTGATCATGTCCAGCGAGCCGCTGATCGACATCATCCCGATCATGCGCCGCGAGCAGGACGGCGCGATCATCACCCAGCTCGACTATCCGACGTGTGAGTCTCTGGGCCTGATCAAGATGGACTTCCTCGGGCTGCGGAACCTCACCGTGCTCGACGACGCGGTGAAGAACGTCAAGCTCAACCGGGACTTCGACCTCGTCTTGGAGGATCTGGAGCTCAACGACCCGGCGACGTACGAGTTGCTGGGCCGGGGCGACACGTTGGGTGTGTTCCAGCTCGACGGCGGGCCGATGCGCTCGCTGCTGAAGCTGATGCGGCCGGACCACTTCGAGGACATCTCGGCTGTGCTGGCGCTCTACCGACCCGGTCCGATGGGTGCCGACAGCCACACGAACTATGCGTTGCGCAAGAACAAGCGCCAGGACATCACCCCGATCCATCCGGAGCTCGAGGAGCCGCTCGCGGAGATCCTGGGCACCACCTACGGCCTGATCGTCTATCAGGAGCAGGTGATGGCGATCGCGCAGAAGGTGGCCGGCTACAGCCTCGGCCAAGCCGACCTGCTGCGCCGCGCGATGGGCAAGAAGAAGAAGGAGATCCTGGACGCGGAGTTCATCCCCTTCTCCAACGGGATGAAGGAGAACGGCTACGCCGACGCCGCGATCAAGGCGCTGTGGGACATCCTGGTGCCCTTCTCCGACTACGCGTTCAACAAGGCGCACACGGCGGCGTACGGACTGGTTTCCTACTGGACCGCCTATCTGAAGGCCAACTTCCCGGGTGAGTTCATGGCCGCGCTGCTCACCTCGGTGGCCGACGACAAGGACAAGATGGCGCTCTATCTCGGTGAGTGCCGCCGGATGGGCATCCAAGTGCTGCCGCCGGACGTCAACGAGTCCGCCGCCAACTTCACCCCGGTTGGGAAGGACATCCGCTTCGGGTTGACCGCCATCCGCAACGTCGGCCACAACGTGGTCGACGGGATCGTCTCTGCTCGTACCGAGGCGGGCAAGGCGGCCGACTTCTACGGCTTCCTGGACGCGGTGCCGCTGCCAGTCTGCAACAAGCGAGTCATCGAGTCGCTGATCAAGGCGGGCGCCTTCGACTCGATGGGGCACAGCCGCCGAGCGCTGATGACCGTCTACGAGAACGCGGTGGACGGTGTCCTGGATCTGAAACGCAACTCCGCGCACGGTCAGGACGACCTGTTCGGCGCCGGCTTCGGCGACGAGGACGACGTCGCCGCGATGCCGCTGAGCACCGTGCCTGACCTGCCCGACTGGGACAAGCGGACCAAGCTCGCCTTCGAACGCGAGATGCTCGGGCTGTACGTCAGCGACCACCCGCTGCAGGGTCTGGAACACATCCTGGTGGCCGAGCGCGACATCGGCATCGGCGAGCTGATGAGCGACGACGGACCGCGTGAGGGCATGGTGACAATCGCCGGGATGATCACCTCGATCACCCGCAAGACCACCAAGCGCGGTGACATCTGGGCGATCGTCTCGGTCGAGGATCTCGAGGCATCGATCGAGGTGCTGCTGTTCCCGAAGGCGTACGAGCTGGTCTCCACGGTGCTCGCCACCGACGTGGTGGTGCGGGTCAAGGGCCGGGTGAAATCCGACGACGACTCAGTGTCGCTGAACGCCCAGGAGCTGACCCTGCCCGATGTGACCGAGGCGCCCTCGGGCCCGGTGGTCATCTCGCTGCCGGCCGTGCGGTGTACGCCGCCGGTGGTGCAGCAACTGTCGGACGTGCTGAGGTCCCATCCCGGCACCACCGAGGTGCGGCTGAAGCTGGTCAAGCCCGATAAGACGATCCTGATGCGACTGGACAACCAGCTTCGGGTCACACCGTCGCAGCCGCTGATGGCCGATCTGAAGGCATTGCTCGGGCCGTCATGCCTGGCGGCCAGTGGGCGGCTTGAGACCTCCGGTGTCTGA
- a CDS encoding IMP cyclohydrolase, with product MSTTVISELQHDDYPGRGLVLARTPANGVCVVYFITGRSRASRDRALVRAGDSVYARSRSAGAHDPLRHYRAVAVGSKWCVIGNGDQVDAVVANLESVGPSEAVQGIEYEPDPPLRTPRITLVAPRQTGSPLYVSAARASILDPEVTHLSCLTVSDLPEGCGVLTTTYYGIGSEIDTSRPPLEFSTDVGSASELLTAVWESLPADLRVAAIAVQPTSRDPLALPARMA from the coding sequence ATGTCCACGACAGTGATCAGCGAGCTTCAGCACGATGACTACCCCGGTCGTGGGCTTGTCCTTGCCCGTACTCCCGCCAATGGCGTGTGCGTCGTCTACTTCATCACCGGACGCAGCAGAGCGAGCCGCGACCGTGCCTTGGTCCGTGCGGGTGATTCGGTCTACGCACGGTCTCGTAGCGCCGGCGCGCATGACCCGCTTCGGCACTATCGGGCTGTCGCTGTCGGATCGAAGTGGTGTGTGATCGGGAACGGAGACCAGGTAGACGCCGTCGTCGCCAACTTGGAGTCAGTAGGCCCCTCAGAGGCTGTGCAAGGTATCGAGTACGAGCCCGATCCACCACTGCGCACTCCTCGGATCACCTTGGTTGCGCCACGCCAGACCGGGTCACCGCTGTACGTCAGCGCAGCACGAGCAAGCATTCTCGATCCAGAGGTGACGCACCTCAGCTGTCTGACGGTCAGCGACCTGCCGGAGGGCTGCGGAGTGTTGACAACGACCTACTACGGGATTGGTTCGGAGATTGATACCAGCCGACCACCGCTTGAGTTCTCGACCGACGTTGGCTCGGCCTCAGAGTTGCTGACCGCCGTGTGGGAATCCCTTCCCGCCGATCTGCGCGTCGCGGCGATAGCAGTCCAGCCGACGAGTCGCGATCCACTCGCGTTGCCAGCGCGGATGGCCTGA